A stretch of the Streptomyces sp. NBC_01428 genome encodes the following:
- a CDS encoding YhjD/YihY/BrkB family envelope integrity protein, whose translation MRVLNRFQKIVGFDRSMALASSALTAVIPLSILCGAVLSSFSDYDAAERIIKRYGLTGQGAEAVRSLLAPADGTSAGVGIFGGIFLIISVLSFARATQRLFEQTWQLTPLSVRNTRNGLAWILALACYTAVTGWMHATLGGKPLGVVASVCEVPVSIAFLVWSGTALSAKRIPWRDLLPFGVTAAALTAVYSVGASIYLPRLFNSYAARYGAVGAVFAMISALFAAMFVIVASAALGREMRDELVRIRAGDRPSDDEIRRQWDSVVDQARSRWRSTRDQVSHRRSKDEKKRQP comes from the coding sequence TTGCGCGTCCTCAACCGCTTCCAGAAGATCGTCGGCTTCGACCGCTCGATGGCCCTGGCCTCCAGCGCGCTGACCGCGGTGATCCCCCTCAGCATCCTCTGCGGCGCCGTCCTCAGCAGTTTCTCGGACTACGACGCCGCCGAACGGATCATCAAGCGCTACGGCCTCACCGGGCAGGGCGCCGAGGCGGTCAGGTCGCTCCTCGCCCCCGCCGACGGCACCAGCGCAGGCGTGGGCATCTTCGGAGGCATCTTCCTGATCATCTCCGTGCTGAGTTTCGCGCGGGCCACCCAGCGCCTCTTCGAACAGACCTGGCAACTGACCCCGCTCAGCGTCCGCAACACCCGGAACGGCCTCGCGTGGATCCTCGCGCTCGCCTGCTACACGGCCGTCACCGGCTGGATGCACGCGACACTCGGCGGAAAGCCCCTGGGCGTGGTGGCCTCGGTCTGCGAAGTGCCGGTGAGCATCGCCTTCCTCGTGTGGAGCGGCACCGCCCTGTCGGCGAAGCGGATCCCCTGGCGCGACCTCCTGCCCTTCGGCGTCACGGCCGCCGCGCTCACGGCCGTCTACTCGGTGGGCGCCTCCATCTATCTCCCGCGTCTGTTCAACTCCTACGCCGCGCGCTACGGAGCGGTCGGCGCCGTCTTCGCGATGATCTCGGCGCTCTTCGCCGCGATGTTCGTCATCGTCGCGTCCGCCGCGCTGGGGCGGGAGATGCGCGACGAACTGGTCCGGATCCGGGCGGGCGACCGGCCGTCCGACGACGAGATCCGCCGCCAGTGGGACAGCGTCGTGGACCAGGCACGCTCCCGCTGGCGCTCCACCCGCGACCAGGTCTCCCACCGCCGCTCCAAGGACGAGAAGAAACGGCAGCCGTAG
- a CDS encoding SpoIIE family protein phosphatase, which yields MDSAQEGSDASVSEGPGAPLDASTDAAVVVSGDGVLIGWTRAAEALLGYPAAEMIGTFAGRLLAMPRDPIRVAGIADRCRAGMGWSGSVPLRRRDGRPVEVDLRVSAAFGIDGRECFLVSARDQRRRWTADPAFLDRFVTRAPVGMAVLDLDLRYAWMNDTLEHLGGVPRDQRLGRRLTELLPGLLSETIEGLMHKVLATGDPVIDYEYLGWSWADPYRQHAYSTSFFPLLGADNSFTGVCYTVLDITERWNARELLSLVNEAGTSIGGTLDVLRTAQELADFAVPRFADFVVVDLLESVLSTEGHGAWLSDAGPASVTPEMRRAAMSSVREGCPEAVARIGDRADFLPPPHDVHLLTEGEPVLLSVLDPADALWLAEEPERAKSIRRFGLHSLISVPMRARHTALGLATFVRSLNPVSFLPDDVLLAREVVARAALCVDNARRYTREHTAAVTLQHSLLPHPPTGGTALDIASSYLPADPTGGVGGDWFDVIPLSGARVGLVVGDVVGHGITAAATMGRLRTAVQTLADMELPPDELLAHLDDLVLRLSEEKTHDEAAGRNGSASSFLGATCLYAVYDPVTRCCTMARAGHPPPVVVGPDGQVSFPELPAGPPLGLGGMAFEAHEIELEENSLVGLYTDGLVEGDHDMEQGMARLGELLAGPDQDLEALCSAAVRQLVPVPQPDDIVLLLARTHTLGADRVVSWDVPVDPAAVSDVRARATRRVEEWGLGDLAMTTELIVSELVTNAIRYAEPPIRLRLLLDSRLTCEVVDASSTAPRLRHARSTDEGGRGLFLVAQLSLRWGARHTPEGKVIWAEQEIP from the coding sequence ATGGACTCCGCACAGGAAGGTTCCGACGCGTCCGTGTCCGAGGGACCGGGCGCACCTCTCGACGCGTCGACCGACGCCGCGGTGGTGGTGTCCGGCGACGGGGTGCTGATCGGCTGGACCCGCGCCGCCGAGGCCCTGCTCGGATACCCGGCGGCCGAGATGATCGGGACCTTCGCGGGCCGTCTGCTCGCCATGCCCCGGGACCCGATCCGCGTGGCCGGCATCGCCGACCGCTGCCGCGCCGGCATGGGGTGGAGCGGCTCCGTCCCCCTGCGCCGCAGGGACGGGCGGCCCGTCGAGGTGGACCTGCGGGTCTCCGCGGCGTTCGGCATCGACGGCCGTGAGTGCTTCCTGGTGTCGGCGCGGGACCAGCGCCGGCGATGGACGGCCGACCCGGCCTTCCTCGACCGGTTCGTGACCCGCGCGCCGGTCGGCATGGCCGTGCTCGACCTGGACCTGCGCTACGCGTGGATGAACGACACCCTGGAACACCTGGGCGGCGTCCCCCGCGACCAGCGCCTCGGGCGCCGCCTCACCGAACTGCTGCCCGGCCTCCTGTCGGAGACCATCGAAGGGCTGATGCACAAGGTCCTGGCCACCGGCGACCCCGTCATCGACTACGAGTACCTGGGATGGAGTTGGGCCGACCCGTACCGCCAACACGCCTACTCCACCTCGTTCTTCCCCCTGCTCGGAGCCGACAACTCCTTCACCGGCGTGTGCTACACGGTCCTCGACATCACCGAGCGGTGGAACGCCCGGGAGCTCCTGTCCCTGGTGAACGAGGCGGGCACCAGCATCGGCGGCACCCTCGACGTCCTGCGGACCGCGCAGGAACTCGCCGACTTCGCGGTGCCCCGCTTCGCTGACTTCGTCGTCGTCGACCTCCTGGAGTCGGTGCTCAGCACGGAGGGGCACGGTGCCTGGCTGTCCGACGCGGGGCCCGCCTCCGTCACACCGGAGATGCGGCGCGCCGCGATGAGCTCGGTGCGCGAGGGATGCCCGGAGGCCGTCGCCCGGATCGGGGACCGTGCCGACTTCCTCCCGCCGCCGCACGACGTCCACCTGCTCACCGAGGGCGAACCGGTCCTCCTCTCCGTTCTCGACCCGGCCGACGCGCTGTGGCTCGCCGAGGAACCCGAGCGGGCGAAGAGCATCCGCCGCTTCGGCCTGCACTCCCTCATCTCCGTGCCGATGAGGGCCCGCCACACCGCCCTCGGCCTCGCCACGTTCGTCCGCTCCCTCAACCCGGTCTCGTTCCTGCCCGACGACGTCCTGCTGGCCCGCGAGGTGGTGGCACGGGCGGCCCTGTGCGTCGACAACGCCCGCCGCTACACCCGGGAGCACACGGCGGCCGTCACCCTCCAGCACAGCCTGCTGCCCCATCCCCCGACCGGCGGAACAGCACTGGACATCGCCTCCTCCTACCTGCCCGCCGACCCGACCGGCGGGGTCGGCGGCGACTGGTTCGACGTGATCCCGCTGTCCGGCGCCCGCGTCGGCCTGGTGGTCGGCGACGTGGTCGGCCACGGCATCACCGCCGCCGCCACCATGGGCCGCCTGCGCACCGCCGTACAGACCCTCGCCGACATGGAACTGCCCCCCGACGAACTCCTGGCCCACCTCGACGACCTCGTGCTCCGCCTCAGCGAGGAGAAGACCCATGACGAGGCGGCCGGACGGAACGGATCCGCGTCCTCCTTCCTCGGAGCGACCTGCCTGTACGCCGTCTACGACCCTGTCACCCGGTGCTGCACGATGGCGCGGGCCGGACATCCGCCACCCGTGGTCGTCGGACCCGACGGACAGGTCTCCTTCCCCGAGCTTCCCGCCGGCCCGCCGCTCGGTCTCGGCGGGATGGCCTTCGAGGCGCACGAGATCGAGCTGGAGGAGAACAGCCTGGTCGGCCTGTACACCGACGGCCTGGTCGAGGGCGACCACGACATGGAGCAGGGCATGGCCCGGCTCGGCGAGCTGCTCGCAGGCCCGGACCAAGACCTCGAAGCCCTCTGCTCGGCGGCGGTCCGCCAACTCGTCCCCGTGCCGCAGCCCGACGACATCGTCCTGCTCCTCGCACGCACCCACACGCTGGGAGCCGACCGGGTCGTCTCGTGGGACGTCCCGGTGGACCCCGCGGCCGTGTCCGACGTACGGGCCCGGGCCACCCGCCGCGTCGAGGAGTGGGGCCTGGGCGACCTGGCCATGACGACGGAACTCATCGTGAGCGAACTGGTCACCAACGCGATCCGCTACGCCGAGCCGCCCATCCGACTGAGGCTGCTCCTCGACTCCCGGCTGACCTGCGAGGTCGTCGACGCCAGCAGTACCGCCCCGCGACTGCGGCACGCCCGCAGCACCGACGAGGGAGGCCGCGGCCTCTTCCTGGTGGCGCAGCTCTCCCTGCGCTGGGGGGCCCGCCACACACCCGAGGGGAAGGTCATCTGGGCCGAGCAGGAGATCCCGTGA
- a CDS encoding three-helix bundle dimerization domain-containing protein, whose translation MASTVPGVSEASAPSAAGHNGPPPPPTGVTDGPGPSSAQDVAADGRSAAGHEDGRGDRSQDERATLVQLATRLKAAHPTIEASVVDDTVTAAHDAFREAKIRTYVPILVERRARNLLAAIEREGATSPEPPSLSAPAAPPGTVPAAATAFRVVSDQGPATGAPGLEL comes from the coding sequence ATGGCATCCACTGTTCCGGGGGTATCCGAGGCGTCCGCACCCTCCGCGGCCGGGCACAACGGGCCGCCGCCCCCGCCGACCGGGGTGACGGACGGTCCCGGCCCGTCGAGCGCGCAGGACGTGGCCGCCGACGGCCGTTCGGCGGCAGGCCATGAGGACGGGCGCGGGGACCGCTCGCAGGACGAGAGAGCCACGCTCGTCCAGCTGGCGACACGGCTGAAGGCCGCTCACCCCACGATCGAGGCGTCCGTCGTCGACGACACCGTCACCGCGGCCCACGACGCGTTCCGGGAGGCGAAGATCAGGACGTACGTTCCGATCCTGGTCGAGCGCCGGGCCCGGAACCTGCTCGCCGCCATCGAACGCGAGGGCGCCACCTCCCCGGAACCGCCGTCGCTGTCCGCACCCGCCGCCCCTCCCGGCACCGTGCCCGCCGCCGCGACCGCGTTCCGCGTCGTCAGCGACCAGGGGCCGGCCACCGGGGCCCCCGGCCTCGAGCTCTAG
- a CDS encoding cysteine hydrolase family protein, which translates to MSRALVVIDVQESFRAGPLWETISRPKIAHQVDRLVRLARQAGDTVVWVLHSEPGSGGVFDPALGHVRLLEELHREEGEPLVHKTSHNAFTTTNLQQLLTERGIRELVVCGIRTEQCVETTTRVASDLGYRVTFVTDATATNPIAHRDAPAGQSVAELLADPRTLSAEEIVRRTEYALAGRFATIATVDELEAAAGSRA; encoded by the coding sequence ATGAGCCGAGCACTCGTCGTCATCGACGTCCAGGAATCCTTCCGCGCAGGCCCGCTGTGGGAGACCATCTCCCGCCCGAAGATCGCGCACCAGGTGGACCGCCTCGTCCGCCTCGCCCGGCAGGCCGGGGACACCGTGGTGTGGGTACTGCACTCGGAGCCGGGCAGCGGCGGCGTGTTCGACCCCGCGCTCGGCCACGTCCGGCTGCTGGAGGAGCTCCACCGCGAGGAGGGCGAACCGCTCGTCCACAAGACCTCGCACAACGCCTTCACCACCACCAACCTGCAGCAACTCCTCACCGAACGCGGTATCCGCGAACTCGTCGTCTGCGGCATTCGCACCGAGCAGTGCGTCGAGACGACCACCCGCGTCGCGAGCGACCTCGGGTACCGGGTCACCTTCGTCACCGACGCCACGGCGACCAACCCCATCGCACACCGCGACGCCCCCGCCGGACAGTCCGTGGCCGAGCTGCTGGCCGACCCGCGCACCCTGAGCGCCGAGGAGATCGTCCGGCGCACCGAGTACGCCCTGGCCGGACGGTTCGCCACCATCGCCACCGTCGACGAACTGGAAGCAGCGGCCGGCTCTCGGGCATGA
- a CDS encoding SpoIIE family protein phosphatase: protein MTADSLQSESGGYDPDASRPTGLLDVLSVAAMVLDAEGRIVFWTPQAEDLIGYTAEEVLGKYAARLIIHPEHLQSVSKLFAEVLATGRSWAGAFPIRHKDGSTRLMEFRNMRLLDDLGDVYALGIAADHTLLQRVETDLALCEQLINQSPIGLALMDPDLRYLMVNPALERIDGIPAEDHIGRHLRETLPFPDVDTVESALRQVLTTGTPLLDQYHVGRPPADPEHEHAWSLSFYRLEDPGGRVLGAAASVVDVTERHRAAAEADRARRRLALIADASTRVGTTLEVDQTARELADIAVPELADVVAVDVLDSALACRRMRRPDNGPEFFRALALKASHPTVALRAADPPGDLATYEGDRMVTLCVHTGRPVLVRHVGEQDLPRIARDAQASSLLAQAGVHSYLAVPLIAHGEVLGALDLKRTRNPVPFDDDDVVLATELASRAAVAIDNARWFQSVRNTAVTLQRSLLPEHPPNLNGLEVASRYQPAQATSEVGGDWYDVIPLSDDRTALVVGDVMGNGIDAAATMGRLRTATCAYADLDLDPGDVLQHLDKITCDLEHYIVTCLYAVYDPHTRQCRVANAGHMPPALARPGTAPVLLDLPPGAPLGVGGIPFETTTVDLAADDVLVLYTDGLVETRLHPIDDRLNVLLSFLDEPGRPLEELCDLLLYGLRNSDDHDDVALLVARAT from the coding sequence ATGACAGCCGATTCCTTGCAGTCCGAGAGCGGGGGCTACGACCCCGACGCGAGCCGGCCGACCGGGCTGCTGGACGTCCTCAGCGTCGCCGCGATGGTTCTCGACGCCGAGGGCCGGATCGTGTTCTGGACCCCGCAGGCCGAGGACCTGATCGGGTACACGGCCGAGGAGGTCCTCGGCAAGTACGCGGCGCGTCTGATCATCCACCCCGAGCACCTCCAGTCCGTGTCGAAGCTGTTCGCCGAGGTGCTGGCGACCGGCCGGAGCTGGGCCGGCGCCTTCCCCATCCGGCACAAGGACGGCAGCACCCGCCTGATGGAGTTCCGCAACATGCGGCTCCTGGACGACCTCGGTGATGTGTACGCCCTCGGTATCGCGGCGGACCACACGCTGCTGCAACGGGTGGAGACCGACCTCGCGCTGTGCGAGCAGCTGATCAACCAGTCCCCCATCGGTCTGGCCCTGATGGACCCCGACCTGCGCTATCTCATGGTCAACCCGGCGCTGGAGCGCATCGACGGCATCCCGGCGGAGGACCACATCGGGCGGCATCTGCGGGAGACGCTGCCGTTCCCCGACGTCGACACCGTCGAGTCCGCGCTGCGTCAGGTGCTGACCACCGGCACTCCGCTGCTCGACCAGTACCACGTGGGGCGCCCGCCGGCGGATCCCGAGCACGAGCACGCCTGGTCCCTTTCGTTCTACCGGCTGGAGGACCCGGGCGGGCGCGTGCTGGGCGCGGCGGCCTCGGTCGTCGACGTCACGGAGCGACATCGCGCGGCCGCCGAGGCCGACCGGGCGCGCCGTCGTCTGGCGCTGATCGCCGACGCCTCGACACGGGTCGGCACCACGCTGGAGGTGGACCAGACCGCCCGCGAGCTGGCGGACATCGCGGTCCCGGAGCTGGCCGACGTGGTCGCCGTCGACGTGCTCGACTCGGCGCTGGCGTGCCGCCGGATGCGCCGTCCGGACAACGGCCCGGAGTTCTTCCGCGCGCTGGCGCTCAAGGCGTCCCATCCCACGGTGGCGTTGCGTGCCGCGGACCCGCCCGGCGACCTGGCCACCTACGAGGGCGACCGCATGGTGACCCTGTGCGTGCACACCGGCAGGCCGGTCCTGGTGCGGCACGTCGGTGAGCAGGATCTGCCGCGGATCGCCCGGGACGCCCAGGCCAGTTCCCTGCTGGCACAGGCCGGCGTCCACTCGTACCTCGCGGTCCCGCTGATCGCCCATGGTGAGGTGCTCGGTGCCCTCGACCTCAAGCGCACCCGTAACCCGGTCCCCTTCGACGACGACGACGTCGTGCTGGCGACGGAGCTGGCGAGCCGTGCCGCGGTCGCCATCGACAACGCCCGCTGGTTCCAGAGCGTCCGCAACACCGCGGTGACCCTCCAGCGCAGCCTGCTGCCCGAGCACCCGCCGAACCTGAACGGCCTGGAGGTCGCGTCCCGCTACCAGCCGGCCCAGGCCACCAGTGAGGTCGGCGGCGACTGGTACGACGTCATCCCGCTGTCGGACGACAGGACCGCCCTGGTCGTCGGTGACGTCATGGGCAACGGGATCGACGCGGCCGCCACCATGGGCCGGCTGCGGACCGCCACCTGCGCGTACGCCGACCTCGACCTCGATCCCGGCGACGTGCTCCAGCACCTGGACAAGATCACCTGCGATCTGGAGCACTACATCGTCACCTGCCTGTACGCCGTCTACGACCCGCACACCCGGCAGTGCCGCGTGGCCAACGCGGGGCACATGCCGCCCGCGCTGGCCCGTCCCGGCACCGCTCCCGTGCTGCTGGACCTGCCGCCGGGCGCCCCGCTCGGCGTCGGCGGCATCCCCTTCGAGACCACGACGGTCGACCTGGCCGCCGACGATGTCCTCGTCCTGTACACGGACGGTCTCGTCGAGACCCGCCTGCACCCCATCGACGACCGCCTGAACGTCCTTCTGAGCTTCCTCGACGAACCGGGTCGGCCACTGGAGGAACTCTGCGACCTCCTGCTGTACGGCCTGCGCAATTCCGACGACCACGACGACGTGGCCCTCCTCGTGGCACGGGCGACCTAG
- a CDS encoding contact-dependent growth inhibition system immunity protein: MNPLLHLGCTLDEVDPPRWPAPGADATRLVRTVHGLRHSKLGDLRPGDLRMLVAQQVALHCTLPLAALLLLEEPLLDATFYPGDLLLTAVGASESAWALVPDLRTRLSSVIAALPDAEIAELPRGSAEELARFSGRSATQP, translated from the coding sequence ATGAACCCACTGCTCCACCTCGGCTGCACGCTCGACGAGGTAGATCCTCCTCGATGGCCCGCACCCGGCGCGGATGCCACCCGGCTCGTCCGGACCGTGCACGGGTTGCGGCACAGCAAGCTCGGCGATCTGCGCCCGGGCGACCTGCGCATGCTGGTGGCGCAGCAGGTGGCTCTGCACTGCACCCTCCCGCTGGCGGCGCTTCTGCTGCTCGAAGAGCCGCTGCTCGACGCGACGTTCTATCCGGGTGACCTCCTGCTCACGGCCGTGGGGGCGTCGGAGTCGGCCTGGGCCCTGGTTCCTGATCTGCGTACGCGGCTGAGCAGCGTGATCGCGGCCCTGCCGGACGCCGAGATCGCCGAGCTGCCGCGGGGCTCGGCCGAGGAACTCGCCCGGTTCAGCGGGAGGAGCGCCACACAACCCTGA
- a CDS encoding GlxA family transcriptional regulator: MSHIVFFLVPGVHLLDLAGPAQAFSTAADFGHPYTLHYVAEQPQVPTAQGLPLVTRVDWPELGPEDLIVVPGWRALDLADAPAIGEPALRVLRDHHARGGTVASVCAGADALGRAGLLDGRRCTTHHDVQDELARRYPRAVVVRDVLYTADDRVVTSAGIASGIDLALHLVATRHGPAVAAQVARDMVVYARRNGNEPQASTMLRHRSHLDDTVHRAQDLLDTRFDQALPLPDLAAAVGVSERTLTRLFTRATGGLTPLRYQQALRLERAEHLISHGLTVDAAAHAVGFEDARMLRRLRARTA, from the coding sequence GTGAGCCACATCGTCTTCTTCCTGGTGCCCGGAGTCCATCTGCTGGACCTCGCGGGACCCGCGCAGGCCTTCTCCACGGCCGCCGACTTCGGGCACCCCTACACACTCCACTACGTCGCCGAGCAGCCGCAGGTCCCGACGGCCCAGGGCCTGCCCCTGGTGACCCGGGTCGACTGGCCCGAGCTGGGCCCCGAGGACCTGATCGTGGTCCCCGGCTGGCGCGCGCTCGACCTCGCCGACGCACCCGCCATCGGCGAGCCGGCGCTCCGTGTCCTGCGCGACCACCACGCCCGGGGCGGCACCGTAGCCAGCGTCTGCGCCGGAGCCGACGCGCTCGGCCGGGCCGGCCTCCTCGACGGCCGCCGCTGCACCACGCACCACGACGTCCAGGACGAACTCGCCCGCCGCTACCCCCGGGCGGTCGTCGTCCGTGATGTGCTCTACACCGCCGACGACCGGGTGGTCACCTCCGCCGGCATCGCCAGCGGGATCGACCTCGCCCTGCACCTGGTCGCCACCCGGCACGGCCCCGCCGTCGCCGCGCAGGTGGCGCGGGACATGGTCGTCTACGCACGGCGCAACGGCAACGAACCGCAGGCCAGCACGATGCTCCGCCACCGGTCCCACCTGGACGACACTGTGCACCGAGCCCAGGACCTGCTCGACACCCGGTTCGACCAGGCACTGCCCCTGCCCGACCTGGCCGCCGCCGTCGGGGTGAGCGAACGCACCCTCACCCGCCTCTTCACCCGGGCGACCGGCGGCCTCACCCCGCTGCGCTACCAGCAGGCCCTGCGCCTCGAACGCGCCGAGCACCTCATCAGCCACGGCCTCACCGTCGACGCCGCCGCCCACGCGGTCGGCTTCGAGGACGCCCGCATGCTGCGACGCCTGCGGGCCCGTACCGCCTGA
- a CDS encoding phospholipase, whose translation MHRRFATGLAASTMALAAVTATAGTATAAPADKPQILSSWTQTSASSYNLWAAARSNQAAWSAYSFDWSTDYCSSSPDNPFGFPFSTSCARHDFGYRNYKAAGSFDANKSRLDSALYEDLKRVCNAYSGATKTACTSTAWTYYQAVKALG comes from the coding sequence ATGCACCGTAGATTCGCCACCGGCCTTGCCGCCTCGACCATGGCGCTGGCCGCTGTCACCGCGACCGCCGGCACGGCCACCGCCGCTCCTGCCGACAAGCCCCAGATCCTGTCCAGCTGGACGCAGACGAGCGCGTCGAGCTACAACCTCTGGGCCGCGGCACGCTCGAATCAGGCCGCCTGGTCGGCGTACTCGTTCGACTGGTCCACCGACTACTGCTCCTCCTCGCCGGACAACCCCTTCGGTTTCCCCTTCTCCACCTCCTGCGCCCGTCACGACTTCGGCTACCGCAACTACAAGGCCGCCGGATCCTTCGACGCCAACAAGTCCCGTCTCGACAGCGCCCTCTACGAGGACCTCAAGCGGGTCTGCAACGCCTACAGCGGCGCGACGAAGACCGCCTGCACCAGCACCGCGTGGACCTACTACCAGGCGGTCAAGGCCCTCGGCTGA
- a CDS encoding dihydrofolate reductase family protein has product MATVHAGMAISLDGFVADRKGSAARLSDPETLRGSAYMDELIEQTGAVVMGRRSYAMAEDPDSYVGAYEFQVPLFVLTHTPPRVMPKQDENLTFTFVTDGIESAIGQARAAAGDRVVQVLGADVIGQTLRAGLADELHLDVVPVLLGSGLRLFDDPEVEGIALKRIGVREVGAVTALRFLVLT; this is encoded by the coding sequence ATGGCAACCGTGCACGCCGGCATGGCCATCTCGCTGGACGGCTTCGTCGCCGACCGCAAGGGCAGCGCCGCGCGCCTCTCCGACCCGGAGACACTCCGCGGCAGCGCGTACATGGACGAACTGATCGAGCAGACCGGCGCGGTCGTCATGGGCAGGCGTTCGTACGCGATGGCCGAGGACCCGGACTCCTATGTCGGCGCCTACGAGTTCCAGGTCCCGCTCTTCGTCCTGACCCACACACCACCGCGGGTCATGCCCAAGCAGGACGAGAACCTCACCTTCACCTTCGTGACCGACGGGATCGAGTCGGCGATCGGGCAGGCGAGGGCCGCCGCGGGGGACCGGGTCGTCCAGGTCCTCGGCGCCGACGTGATCGGTCAGACGCTGCGGGCCGGACTCGCCGACGAACTCCATCTCGACGTGGTGCCCGTACTCCTGGGCTCAGGACTCCGGCTGTTCGACGACCCCGAGGTGGAGGGAATCGCCCTGAAGAGGATCGGCGTACGGGAGGTCGGAGCGGTCACGGCCCTGCGGTTCCTCGTCCTCACGTAG